A portion of the Pan troglodytes isolate AG18354 chromosome 10, NHGRI_mPanTro3-v2.0_pri, whole genome shotgun sequence genome contains these proteins:
- the NANOG gene encoding homeobox protein NANOG isoform X1, which produces MSVDPACPQSLPCFEASDCKESSPMPVICGPEENYPSLQMSSAEMPHTETVSPLPSSMDLLIQDSPDSSTSPKGKQPTSAENSVTKKEDKVPVKKQKTRTVFSSTQLCVLNDRFQRQKYLSLQQMQELSNILNLSYKQVKTWFQNQRMKSKRWQKNNWPKNSNGVTQASAPTYPSLYSSYHQGCLVNPTGNLPMWSNQTWNNSTWSNQTQNIQSWSNHSWNTQTWCTQSWNNQAWNSPFYNCGEESLQSCMQFQPNSPASDLEAALEAAGEGLNVIQQTARYFSTPQTMDLFLNYSTNMQPEDM; this is translated from the exons ATGAGTGTGGATCCAGCTTGTCCCCAAAGCTTGCCTTGCTTCGAAGCATCCGACTGTAAAGAATCTTCACCTATGCCTGTGATTTGTGGGCCTGAAGAAAACTATCCATCCTTGCAAATGTCTTCTGCTGAGATGCCTCACACGGAGACTG tctctcctcttccttcctccatgGATCTGCTTATTCAGGACAGCCCTGATTCTTCCACCAGTCCCAAAGGCAAACAACCCACTTCTGCAGAGAATAGTGTCACAAAAAAGGAAGACAAGGTCCCGGTCAAGAAACAGAAGACCAGAACTGTGTTCTCTTCCACCCAGCTGTGTGTACTCAATGATAGATTTCAGAGACAGAAATACCTCAGCCTCCAGCAGATGCAAGAACTCTCCAACATCCTGAACCTCAGCTACAAACAG GTGAAGACCTGGTTCCAGAACCAGAGAATGAAATCTAAGAGGTGGCAGAAAAACAACTGGCCGAAGAATAGCAATGGTGTGACGCAG GCCTCAGCACCTACCTACCCCAGCCTCTACTCTTCCTACCACCAGGGATGCCTGGTGAACCCGACTGGGAACCTTCCAATGTGGAGCAACCAGACCTGGAACAATTCAACCTGGAGCAACCAGACCCAGAACATCCAGTCCTGGAGCAACCACTCCTGGAACACTCAGACCTGGTGCACCCAATCCTGGAACAATCAGGCCTGGAACAGTCCCTTCTATAACTGTGGAGAGGAATCTCTGCAGTCCTGCATGCAGTTCCAGCCAAATTCTCCTGCCAGTGACTTGGAGGCTGCCTTGGAAGCTGCTGGGGAAGGCCTTAATGTAATACAGCAGACCGCTAGGTATTTTAGTACTCCACAAACCATGGATTTATTCCTAAACTACTCCACGAACATGCAACCTGAAGACATGTGA
- the NANOG gene encoding homeobox protein NANOG, translating to MSVDPACPQSLPCFEASDCKESSPMPVICGPEENYPSLQMSSAEMPHTETVSPLPSSMDLLIQDSPDSSTSPKGKQPTSAENSVTKKEDKVPVKKQKTRTVFSSTQLCVLNDRFQRQKYLSLQQMQELSNILNLSYKQVKTWFQNQRMKSKRWQKNNWPKNSNGVTQKASAPTYPSLYSSYHQGCLVNPTGNLPMWSNQTWNNSTWSNQTQNIQSWSNHSWNTQTWCTQSWNNQAWNSPFYNCGEESLQSCMQFQPNSPASDLEAALEAAGEGLNVIQQTARYFSTPQTMDLFLNYSTNMQPEDM from the exons ATGAGTGTGGATCCAGCTTGTCCCCAAAGCTTGCCTTGCTTCGAAGCATCCGACTGTAAAGAATCTTCACCTATGCCTGTGATTTGTGGGCCTGAAGAAAACTATCCATCCTTGCAAATGTCTTCTGCTGAGATGCCTCACACGGAGACTG tctctcctcttccttcctccatgGATCTGCTTATTCAGGACAGCCCTGATTCTTCCACCAGTCCCAAAGGCAAACAACCCACTTCTGCAGAGAATAGTGTCACAAAAAAGGAAGACAAGGTCCCGGTCAAGAAACAGAAGACCAGAACTGTGTTCTCTTCCACCCAGCTGTGTGTACTCAATGATAGATTTCAGAGACAGAAATACCTCAGCCTCCAGCAGATGCAAGAACTCTCCAACATCCTGAACCTCAGCTACAAACAG GTGAAGACCTGGTTCCAGAACCAGAGAATGAAATCTAAGAGGTGGCAGAAAAACAACTGGCCGAAGAATAGCAATGGTGTGACGCAG AAGGCCTCAGCACCTACCTACCCCAGCCTCTACTCTTCCTACCACCAGGGATGCCTGGTGAACCCGACTGGGAACCTTCCAATGTGGAGCAACCAGACCTGGAACAATTCAACCTGGAGCAACCAGACCCAGAACATCCAGTCCTGGAGCAACCACTCCTGGAACACTCAGACCTGGTGCACCCAATCCTGGAACAATCAGGCCTGGAACAGTCCCTTCTATAACTGTGGAGAGGAATCTCTGCAGTCCTGCATGCAGTTCCAGCCAAATTCTCCTGCCAGTGACTTGGAGGCTGCCTTGGAAGCTGCTGGGGAAGGCCTTAATGTAATACAGCAGACCGCTAGGTATTTTAGTACTCCACAAACCATGGATTTATTCCTAAACTACTCCACGAACATGCAACCTGAAGACATGTGA